A genomic segment from Nitrospira sp. encodes:
- a CDS encoding J domain-containing protein, with the protein MPTVSSLRATCAMPFDFRKLGKYRVGMLRRIADLKVKFEDSLEFAVDTMMEERVDSFFRVEQGFAEIEHSLQTIEAELSLIGDLTTAQRLEARLEFVEDRYDELDSEVRQRPRRRRRKINLADFLKAAGGTRDPRNDSRGEVNTVGEAYDVLGVEFGSSLSTVTKAFRAKVKTFHPDVRKGDRSSEPELRRILESYQMLKEYLSLSNVDPVTGKPGTYTPAE; encoded by the coding sequence ATGCCAACCGTTTCGAGCCTGCGAGCGACCTGCGCCATGCCATTTGACTTTAGAAAATTAGGGAAATACCGCGTCGGCATGCTTCGGCGCATCGCCGATCTGAAGGTCAAGTTTGAAGACAGTCTGGAATTCGCCGTGGACACGATGATGGAAGAACGCGTCGACAGTTTTTTTCGGGTCGAACAGGGGTTTGCCGAGATCGAGCATTCGTTACAGACTATCGAAGCAGAGCTATCGCTTATCGGTGATCTGACGACTGCCCAGCGCCTGGAGGCCCGCTTGGAATTCGTCGAGGACCGCTACGACGAGCTCGACAGCGAGGTCCGACAGCGTCCGCGACGAAGACGGCGCAAGATCAACCTGGCCGATTTTCTCAAGGCGGCCGGCGGGACGCGCGATCCGCGGAACGACTCGCGGGGAGAGGTCAATACCGTTGGCGAAGCCTACGACGTGTTGGGGGTGGAGTTTGGCAGTTCCCTGTCAACCGTAACGAAAGCGTTTCGCGCAAAAGTGAAAACCTTCCATCCCGACGTTCGCAAGGGGGACCGCAGCTCCGAGCCTGAATTGCGACGCATCCTCGAGTCTTATCAGATGCTCAAGGAATATCTCAGCCTAAGCAACGTAGACCCAGTGACCGGTAAGCCCGGCACCTATACGCCAGCCGAATAA
- the rnd gene encoding ribonuclease D, producing the protein MRQPNNLVTKHVPAHLYIAERRQFEDLCRQLRQADRLALDTEFIGEDRFTPRLEIIQIAAAGVCAIVDVPALGTLDGFAEVLANPAIEKIFHAGRQDLDLLAAHTGQVPLPFFDTQVAASMVGYGVQIAYSQLVQRVLGHKLEKAQTFTNWSQRPLLPEQLRYAAEDVEYLFPLHDHLKKKLASHGRLEWVQEEFARLRANVGAHAHDPRERYQRIRGWDNLKPQSAAVLRELAAWRDEEAQRRNIPRGRVIRDEVLVELARRPPHTVEAMKSVRGLHGNEVDKRGDAILAAIQRGLALPASDWPEVSPAKRSEPESAGLVDLLQAVLKARATDERIAPTLLATSADLQALVEATREGDKLDLPILSGWRRTLVGELLLQVLDGQVRVSVDRKTGQLKVVPNS; encoded by the coding sequence ATACGCCAGCCGAATAATCTAGTGACGAAACACGTCCCCGCACATCTTTATATTGCTGAGCGCCGACAATTCGAGGACTTGTGCCGGCAGCTCCGGCAGGCCGACCGTCTTGCGCTGGACACAGAGTTCATCGGCGAAGACCGGTTTACCCCCCGGCTTGAAATTATTCAGATCGCCGCTGCCGGGGTGTGTGCGATCGTGGACGTGCCGGCGCTCGGTACGCTGGACGGATTCGCCGAAGTCCTAGCCAATCCGGCTATCGAGAAAATATTTCACGCAGGCCGCCAGGATCTCGATCTGCTCGCCGCTCACACTGGGCAAGTGCCGCTACCATTCTTCGATACGCAGGTGGCCGCCTCGATGGTGGGCTACGGTGTGCAGATCGCCTACAGCCAACTTGTGCAACGCGTCTTAGGGCACAAATTGGAAAAGGCGCAGACGTTTACCAACTGGAGCCAGCGCCCGTTGCTGCCGGAGCAACTCCGGTATGCGGCGGAAGATGTTGAGTACCTGTTTCCGCTCCACGATCATTTAAAGAAAAAACTTGCCTCGCACGGACGACTGGAATGGGTGCAGGAAGAATTCGCCCGGTTGCGTGCAAACGTGGGGGCGCACGCGCACGACCCCCGCGAGCGCTATCAGCGTATCCGCGGGTGGGACAATCTCAAGCCGCAGTCGGCCGCCGTCCTGCGCGAATTGGCGGCCTGGCGAGACGAGGAGGCCCAGCGGCGAAACATTCCGCGCGGGCGCGTGATCCGTGACGAAGTACTGGTCGAATTGGCGCGGCGGCCACCGCATACGGTGGAGGCGATGAAAAGCGTTCGCGGGCTGCATGGGAACGAGGTGGACAAGCGGGGAGACGCTATTCTCGCCGCTATTCAACGCGGGCTCGCTCTTCCCGCCTCCGACTGGCCGGAGGTGTCACCTGCCAAACGGTCCGAACCCGAGTCCGCTGGCCTTGTCGATTTACTGCAGGCGGTGCTCAAGGCCCGTGCCACCGATGAGCGTATCGCCCCTACATTGCTGGCCACCTCAGCCGATCTGCAGGCGCTCGTCGAAGCTACGCGCGAGGGGGACAAGCTGGACCTGCCGATTCTCTCCGGCTGGCGCCGCACCCTGGTGGGGGAATTACTGCTGCAGGTGTTGGATGGACAGGTGCGGGTCAGTGTAGATCGCAAAACCGGACAGCTAAAAGTCGTTCCTAATTCTTAG
- the arsC gene encoding arsenate reductase (glutaredoxin) → MAKIIIYAKPTCSTCREVIQLVQESGQAFTVINYYEQPFTKAQLNKLLKKATLAAKDILRVKDDIYRELGLARKQVSEDALIDLMLTHPDLIQRPVVEKGEQAMLARPAETVKKLL, encoded by the coding sequence ATGGCCAAAATCATTATCTATGCCAAACCGACCTGCTCGACTTGCCGTGAGGTAATTCAACTCGTGCAGGAGAGCGGGCAGGCCTTTACGGTTATAAACTATTATGAACAGCCCTTTACGAAGGCACAGCTAAACAAATTGTTGAAGAAAGCTACCCTGGCAGCGAAAGATATTCTTAGGGTCAAAGACGACATCTATCGGGAACTGGGGTTAGCCAGGAAGCAGGTGTCCGAAGATGCGTTGATTGACCTGATGCTCACGCATCCGGATCTAATTCAGCGGCCGGTGGTTGAAAAAGGCGAGCAGGCGATGTTGGCGAGGCCGGCGGAGACGGTGAAGAAGCTGCTCTAA
- a CDS encoding citrate synthase — protein sequence MPHDFMPGLAGVPAAKSSISDVDGDRGILEYRGIRVEDLCARSSFLETASLLLFGGLPRQHELAQFVSDITHHRRIKFKIIDLLKCLPAQGHPMDALQAAVAALGMFYPGRNVKDIENNYWSAIRLIAKVPTIIAASARIRRGDDPIEPRDDLDFCQNFLYMLTDRVPETVVASTLDTCLILHAEHTMNASTFTGLITASTLADPYTVVASAIGSLKGPLHGGANEEVVSMLREIGAPEKAKAHVERKIAAKEKLMGLGHRVYKVKDPRAVILQTLCQRLFKECGSSPLYDTAVEVERVAAEMLHSKKVYPNVDFYSGIIYDKMGIEVDCFTPVFAMARVAGWLAHWFEQLRENKLFRPDQIYSGEHNRPYVPIDER from the coding sequence ATGCCGCACGATTTCATGCCGGGCTTAGCCGGAGTACCCGCTGCCAAATCCTCGATTAGCGACGTCGATGGGGACCGCGGTATTCTCGAATACCGCGGCATCCGCGTCGAGGACCTCTGCGCACGATCCTCCTTTCTCGAGACCGCCTCGTTGCTGCTCTTCGGCGGCCTGCCCAGACAGCACGAACTGGCCCAATTCGTCAGCGACATCACCCATCATCGCCGAATCAAGTTCAAGATCATCGATCTGCTGAAATGCCTGCCGGCGCAGGGGCATCCGATGGATGCGCTCCAAGCCGCCGTCGCCGCGCTGGGCATGTTCTACCCTGGGCGGAATGTCAAAGACATCGAGAACAACTACTGGTCGGCCATCCGGCTGATCGCCAAGGTGCCAACAATTATTGCCGCGTCTGCCCGCATCCGACGCGGCGACGATCCCATTGAGCCCCGCGACGACCTCGATTTCTGCCAGAACTTTCTCTACATGCTTACCGATCGCGTCCCTGAGACGGTCGTCGCCTCCACGCTGGATACCTGTCTGATCTTGCACGCCGAGCATACGATGAATGCATCCACGTTCACGGGGCTCATCACCGCCTCCACGCTGGCCGATCCCTATACCGTCGTCGCCTCGGCCATCGGATCGTTGAAAGGTCCGCTGCATGGGGGCGCCAACGAAGAAGTGGTCAGCATGCTGCGCGAAATCGGTGCGCCTGAGAAAGCGAAGGCGCATGTCGAACGCAAAATTGCCGCTAAGGAAAAACTCATGGGGCTGGGACATCGGGTTTACAAAGTGAAAGACCCACGCGCAGTCATCCTGCAGACGCTCTGCCAGCGGCTGTTCAAGGAATGCGGCTCGTCGCCGCTCTACGACACAGCCGTGGAGGTTGAGCGGGTGGCTGCAGAGATGCTGCACAGCAAGAAGGTCTATCCCAACGTGGATTTCTACTCAGGTATCATCTACGACAAGATGGGCATCGAGGTGGACTGCTTCACGCCCGTCTTTGCCATGGCGCGCGTGGCCGGCTGGTTGGCCCACTGGTTTGAGCAGTTGCGTGAGAACAAATTGTTTCGACCCGATCAAATCTACTCCGGCGAACACAACCGGCCCTACGTTCCCATTGACGAACGCTAA
- a CDS encoding Hsp20/alpha crystallin family protein: protein MTTLMRWDPFRELEDMSERLSQVCNRPVLRAPDGTKTSTVADWVPTVDIAETDAEYLIKAELPEVKIEDVKVTVEDGVLCLSGERRHDTGEKSTKYHRVERSHGRFVRSFTLPDHVDEAKVKAEYKDGVLNLHLPKAEKAKPKAIEVKVG from the coding sequence ATGACAACCTTGATGCGTTGGGATCCCTTCCGTGAATTAGAAGACATGTCCGAGCGGCTCAGCCAAGTGTGCAACCGGCCGGTGCTCCGGGCCCCCGACGGCACGAAGACCAGCACGGTGGCCGACTGGGTTCCGACCGTGGATATCGCTGAGACGGACGCGGAATATTTGATCAAAGCCGAGCTACCGGAAGTGAAAATTGAGGACGTGAAGGTGACGGTCGAAGACGGCGTCCTGTGCCTCTCTGGCGAGCGGCGCCACGACACGGGGGAGAAGAGTACGAAGTATCATCGAGTGGAGCGATCCCACGGCCGCTTTGTTCGGAGCTTCACACTTCCCGATCATGTGGATGAAGCCAAGGTGAAGGCTGAATACAAGGACGGGGTGCTGAACCTGCATCTGCCCAAGGCCGAGAAAGCCAAGCCGAAAGCCATCGAGGTCAAAGTCGGCTAA
- a CDS encoding class II fumarate hydratase yields the protein MKKSAEKTSPPAEATRVEKDTMGELAVPADAYYGVQTARAIENFPISELRFPRAFIRAMGLIKHAAASANQSLGLLNKKQAEAIRRAAAEVIAGQLDAEFPVDIFQTGSGTSTNMNTNEVISNRATELVGGARGTKLVHPNDHVNLGQSSNDVIPTAIHIAATEMIQRQLIPALTRLHKALNRKAREFNKIVKIGRTHLQDATPVRLGQEFGGYARQIELAIVRARRAQEALREVALGGTAVGTGLNAHPDFARKVLALVSKEIGCTVLEAVNHFEAQSTQDSVVEASGELRTLAVSLMKIANDVRWLGSGPRCGLGEITLPETQPGSSIMPGKVNPVIAESVTMVCAQVIGNDVTVTVSGQAGNFELLVMLPVMAYNLLQSIELLAAAADNFAARCIEGIQANEQKCKDTIEGSLAMCTALAPEIGYDAAAKLAKEAYRTGKTVRQVAKEHKVLSETRLDKLMDPWRMTKSGGPVGSAGG from the coding sequence ATGAAAAAGAGCGCAGAGAAGACCTCACCACCTGCCGAAGCCACCCGCGTCGAAAAGGACACGATGGGCGAATTGGCCGTGCCAGCCGACGCCTATTATGGTGTCCAGACTGCCCGCGCCATCGAGAATTTTCCGATCAGCGAGCTGCGGTTTCCGCGTGCATTCATCCGCGCGATGGGGCTGATCAAACACGCGGCAGCTTCAGCCAACCAGTCCCTGGGCCTGCTGAACAAGAAACAGGCGGAGGCGATTAGGCGGGCGGCAGCCGAAGTCATCGCCGGCCAACTGGACGCCGAATTTCCCGTCGACATTTTTCAGACTGGCTCCGGCACCTCCACAAACATGAATACCAACGAGGTGATTTCGAATCGTGCGACCGAACTTGTGGGCGGGGCGCGCGGCACGAAGCTGGTGCATCCCAATGACCACGTGAATCTGGGCCAGTCGAGCAACGACGTCATTCCCACGGCCATTCACATTGCGGCTACGGAGATGATCCAGCGACAGCTCATTCCCGCGCTGACCCGCCTCCACAAGGCGCTCAATCGTAAGGCGCGCGAGTTTAACAAGATCGTCAAAATAGGACGGACTCATTTACAAGATGCCACGCCGGTCCGATTGGGCCAGGAGTTTGGCGGCTACGCGCGTCAGATCGAGCTGGCCATCGTACGCGCACGGCGGGCACAGGAGGCCCTGAGGGAAGTCGCACTCGGCGGCACGGCCGTGGGCACGGGGCTTAACGCCCATCCGGACTTCGCCCGAAAAGTACTGGCACTTGTCTCGAAGGAAATCGGCTGCACGGTCCTGGAAGCGGTCAATCACTTTGAAGCGCAATCCACGCAGGATTCGGTCGTGGAAGCCAGCGGGGAGTTACGAACACTCGCCGTCAGTCTGATGAAAATTGCCAACGACGTGCGCTGGCTTGGCTCCGGTCCCCGCTGCGGGCTGGGTGAAATCACCCTGCCTGAGACGCAGCCGGGTTCCTCGATTATGCCGGGCAAGGTCAATCCGGTGATCGCGGAGTCTGTCACGATGGTCTGCGCGCAGGTGATCGGAAATGACGTGACCGTCACTGTCAGCGGGCAGGCCGGTAATTTCGAGCTGCTTGTCATGCTGCCGGTCATGGCCTACAACTTGTTGCAGTCCATCGAATTGCTGGCAGCAGCGGCCGACAACTTTGCCGCCAGGTGTATTGAAGGCATCCAAGCCAACGAGCAAAAGTGCAAGGATACGATCGAGGGCAGTCTGGCCATGTGCACGGCGCTAGCGCCGGAAATCGGCTACGACGCTGCGGCAAAGCTGGCCAAGGAGGCCTACAGGACCGGCAAGACCGTACGGCAAGTTGCCAAGGAACATAAAGTCCTCTCCGAGACGCGTCTCGACAAACTGATGGACCCCTGGCGAATGACGAAATCGGGGGGGCCGGTGGGCTCCGCCGGCGGGTAA
- a CDS encoding NAD(+)/NADH kinase produces the protein MQVIGILTKPKLPLMKATLANLVAWLRARGKDVVLDAKTAAAAVLATKHAGRLAEKADMVLVLGGDGTMLRAARMVEEHGVPILGINMGGLGFLTETGSGHLYETLERVFAKDFQIEERLMLKARLNRGGKRFAQATVLNDVVITKGTLSRMIGMTIDIDGRFVTRLRGDGLILSTPTGSTAYSMSAGGPIVSPAVKAVLVTPISPHTLTHRPLLVPGTATLAVTLTTHDKGAMVTFDGQIGVALRERDTVTITPSSHATKLIRFPEQTYYDVLRQKLKWGDE, from the coding sequence ATGCAAGTTATCGGCATTCTGACCAAGCCCAAACTCCCCCTGATGAAGGCGACGCTCGCCAATCTCGTCGCCTGGTTGCGTGCGCGCGGAAAAGATGTCGTGCTGGATGCTAAAACGGCCGCCGCCGCCGTGTTGGCCACAAAGCATGCTGGACGGCTGGCCGAAAAGGCGGACATGGTGTTGGTGCTGGGCGGTGACGGCACGATGCTCCGTGCCGCACGCATGGTCGAAGAACACGGGGTGCCTATTCTCGGCATCAACATGGGCGGCCTGGGTTTCCTTACCGAAACCGGCAGCGGGCATCTCTACGAGACGCTCGAACGCGTTTTCGCTAAAGATTTCCAGATCGAAGAACGGTTGATGCTAAAGGCTAGGCTGAATCGCGGCGGCAAGCGGTTCGCCCAGGCGACCGTGCTCAATGACGTCGTGATAACAAAGGGGACGCTCTCGCGCATGATCGGGATGACAATTGACATCGACGGGCGATTCGTAACGAGGCTGCGCGGCGACGGCTTGATTCTCTCCACGCCGACCGGGTCGACCGCCTATTCGATGTCGGCTGGCGGGCCGATTGTCAGCCCCGCGGTCAAGGCCGTGCTCGTCACGCCGATCAGTCCGCACACGCTCACGCATCGTCCTTTGCTCGTGCCTGGTACGGCCACATTGGCGGTGACGCTGACGACGCATGACAAGGGCGCTATGGTAACCTTCGATGGGCAGATCGGCGTGGCCCTGCGGGAGCGCGATACCGTCACGATCACGCCGTCGTCGCATGCGACGAAGCTGATCCGCTTTCCCGAGCAGACCTACTACGATGTATTGAGGCAGAAGCTAAAGTGGGGGGATGAGTAA
- a CDS encoding ATP-dependent Clp protease ATP-binding subunit produces the protein MFERFTDKGRKIIILAREEAERHQNDYLGTEHLVLAILRETDGIALTIIKKMGLSSEQIHLEIERNLPGGGTTMTFGEIPFSPRVKKVIEYAVEEARLLGHNHIGSEHLLLGLLREEEGIGGKILRSLGANLLTARQLTVTFLRKSAPRERDRKSTTPALDEFGRDLTALAQEGQLDPVIGRADEIERVLQILSRRTKNNPVLIGESGVGKTAIVEGLAQRIVASEVPDNLLSRRVIALDLGSLVAGTKYRGQFEERLKVVMKEIAQAGNIIIFIDELHTLVGAGAAEGSIDASNMLKPALSRAEIQCIGATTLDEYRKHIEKDGALKRRFQPIYVQPPSIDETIRIIHGLRDRYEEHHGVEITEEAIEESVKLSDRYITDRFLPDKAIDLIDETGSRAKLQTYALPGELKAMEQELKKVSREKETAISLQNFEEAVKFREEEERLRKLLEESKREWKKNQEKNKPVISKEDVAYVVSKMTGIPLFKLEEEESQKLLHMEEFLHKRIVGQEEAISAVCRAIRRSRAGLKEAKKPIGSFIFLGPTGVGKTELARALAEFLFNSEDALIRVDMSEYQEKFTSSRLFGAPPGYVGYEEGGQLTEKVRRRPYSVVLFDEIEKAHPDIFNVMLQVLDDGVLTDSLGRKVDFKNTVVIMTSNLGTKLIQKGVALGFQQEEAAQNRKIKEDVLAELRRSFSPEFLNRIDEVVVFHQLEKIHLVSIVDILIKELNARLVEKGVQLDITEEIKQWLIKEGYQPLYGARPMRRAIQKSIGDPLSEELIKGRFKDSRRIKVVLKDNAPAFIEAEVLAEV, from the coding sequence ATGTTCGAACGATTCACGGATAAGGGTCGGAAGATCATCATCCTGGCGCGCGAGGAAGCCGAACGCCACCAGAATGACTACCTCGGGACGGAACACCTCGTTCTGGCCATACTTCGTGAGACAGACGGGATCGCCCTGACCATTATTAAGAAGATGGGGCTCTCGTCCGAACAGATCCATCTCGAAATCGAGCGCAATCTCCCGGGTGGCGGGACCACGATGACGTTCGGGGAAATTCCCTTTAGCCCGCGCGTGAAGAAAGTTATTGAGTATGCGGTTGAGGAAGCACGGCTCCTGGGCCATAATCACATTGGCAGCGAGCATCTGCTGCTCGGTCTCTTGCGCGAAGAGGAGGGCATCGGCGGCAAGATCCTCCGCAGCCTTGGCGCGAACCTCCTAACCGCGCGTCAGCTCACCGTCACGTTTCTGCGCAAATCCGCGCCCCGCGAGCGGGATCGCAAATCCACCACGCCCGCGCTGGATGAATTCGGCCGCGACCTCACCGCGCTGGCTCAAGAGGGGCAGCTTGATCCGGTGATCGGGCGGGCAGACGAGATCGAACGCGTCCTGCAGATTCTCAGTCGCAGAACCAAGAACAACCCGGTGCTAATTGGGGAATCCGGCGTCGGCAAGACGGCCATCGTCGAGGGGCTCGCCCAACGCATCGTTGCCTCGGAGGTGCCCGACAATCTTTTGTCGCGCCGCGTGATCGCGCTCGATTTGGGCTCGCTCGTGGCGGGCACGAAGTACCGGGGGCAGTTCGAGGAGCGCCTGAAGGTGGTCATGAAGGAGATCGCGCAGGCGGGAAACATCATCATCTTCATCGATGAGCTGCACACGCTCGTCGGCGCGGGCGCGGCGGAGGGATCGATCGACGCCTCCAACATGCTCAAGCCGGCTCTCTCGCGCGCGGAGATTCAGTGTATCGGCGCCACAACGCTGGACGAGTACCGGAAACATATCGAGAAGGATGGTGCCCTGAAACGCCGCTTCCAGCCGATCTATGTGCAGCCGCCGTCGATTGACGAAACAATCCGAATCATCCATGGCCTGCGCGACCGCTACGAGGAGCACCACGGCGTGGAGATTACCGAAGAGGCGATCGAAGAGTCCGTGAAGCTTTCGGACCGCTATATCACTGACCGGTTCCTGCCGGATAAGGCGATCGATTTGATTGACGAGACCGGTTCGCGCGCCAAGCTGCAGACCTATGCGCTGCCGGGCGAGCTCAAGGCGATGGAGCAGGAGCTCAAGAAGGTCTCGCGCGAGAAGGAAACGGCCATCTCGCTCCAGAATTTTGAAGAGGCGGTCAAGTTCCGTGAAGAAGAGGAACGCCTGCGGAAGCTGCTCGAGGAATCTAAGCGGGAATGGAAGAAGAATCAGGAGAAGAACAAGCCCGTCATCTCTAAGGAGGACGTGGCCTATGTCGTCTCCAAGATGACCGGCATTCCGCTCTTTAAGCTCGAGGAGGAGGAATCCCAGAAATTGCTTCACATGGAGGAATTTCTCCATAAGCGGATCGTTGGACAGGAAGAAGCAATCTCGGCGGTCTGTCGTGCGATTCGCCGCTCGCGGGCCGGGCTGAAAGAAGCCAAGAAGCCGATCGGTTCGTTCATCTTCCTCGGCCCTACCGGCGTCGGGAAGACGGAGTTGGCGCGCGCCCTGGCGGAGTTCCTCTTCAACTCGGAGGATGCGCTAATTCGCGTGGACATGTCCGAATATCAGGAAAAGTTTACCAGTTCGCGCCTCTTCGGCGCTCCTCCGGGCTACGTCGGGTACGAGGAGGGTGGCCAGCTCACGGAGAAAGTCCGCCGCCGCCCCTACTCGGTAGTTTTGTTCGACGAAATTGAAAAAGCCCATCCGGACATCTTCAACGTGATGCTGCAGGTCCTGGATGACGGCGTCCTGACGGACAGCCTCGGTCGCAAGGTGGACTTCAAGAACACCGTCGTCATCATGACGTCGAATCTGGGCACAAAGCTCATCCAGAAGGGTGTAGCACTGGGCTTTCAGCAGGAAGAGGCCGCGCAAAATCGGAAGATCAAAGAAGACGTGCTGGCGGAGCTACGCCGTTCGTTCAGTCCGGAGTTCCTGAACCGGATCGACGAAGTGGTCGTCTTCCATCAGCTGGAGAAGATCCATCTCGTCAGCATCGTCGACATTCTCATCAAGGAGCTCAACGCGCGGCTGGTCGAGAAGGGTGTGCAGCTTGATATCACCGAGGAGATCAAGCAATGGCTCATCAAGGAAGGCTACCAGCCGCTCTACGGCGCACGCCCGATGCGGCGGGCCATCCAGAAGAGCATCGGCGATCCGTTGTCGGAAGAGCTCATCAAGGGCCGCTTTAAGGATTCACGCCGGATCAAGGTTGTGCTTAAGGATAACGCCCCGGCTTTCATCGAAGCGGAAGTCCTGGCTGAGGTGTAG
- the tsaD gene encoding tRNA (adenosine(37)-N6)-threonylcarbamoyltransferase complex transferase subunit TsaD, producing MLALETSCDETAAAVVTGEGRVAASVLCSQHDVHARYQGIVPELAARRHIETVETIAAEAMTQAGLEWSDLGAIAVTQGPGLAGALLVGVSVGKALAYALKLPLVGVNHLEGHIASAWLDQRDFPLPCVVLVVSGGHTHLYLVSTDDRLELLGKTLDDAAGEAFDKAAAVLGLGFPGGPAIDKLARTGTPDAVKFPRPLLSAGNLNFSFSGLKTALLYHWRDLNDAQRSRDRANVAASYQEAIVDVLVEKAFRAVRRMQVNSLAVVGGVSANSRLRVKLTARAGEAGIRLAIPPLTLCTDNAAMIALAAQRAYRAGRLAAWNLEAVADLPLQTAGEARLSASRILAGRRG from the coding sequence ATTCTCGCGCTCGAAACGTCCTGTGACGAAACGGCCGCCGCAGTTGTCACCGGCGAGGGCCGCGTCGCGGCCAGCGTGCTGTGCTCGCAGCACGACGTACATGCGCGCTATCAGGGCATCGTCCCTGAACTCGCTGCGCGGCGGCACATCGAAACCGTCGAGACCATCGCGGCTGAGGCCATGACCCAAGCCGGCCTGGAGTGGTCCGATCTGGGGGCCATTGCTGTCACGCAGGGGCCGGGGCTTGCTGGAGCGCTGCTGGTCGGCGTCAGCGTCGGCAAGGCGCTGGCCTACGCGCTGAAGCTGCCGTTAGTTGGTGTCAATCATCTGGAAGGACACATCGCCTCGGCCTGGCTCGATCAGCGGGATTTCCCACTGCCCTGCGTCGTCCTGGTTGTTTCGGGCGGGCACACCCATTTGTATCTGGTGTCGACGGATGACCGGCTCGAGCTGCTGGGAAAGACGCTGGACGATGCCGCGGGCGAAGCGTTCGACAAGGCCGCCGCCGTGCTCGGCCTCGGATTTCCGGGAGGGCCGGCCATCGACAAGCTGGCCCGAACCGGCACCCCCGACGCGGTTAAGTTCCCCCGACCGCTGTTGAGCGCGGGGAATCTGAATTTCAGTTTCAGTGGGCTGAAAACGGCGTTGCTGTATCACTGGCGTGATCTGAATGACGCGCAACGGTCACGGGATAGGGCGAATGTCGCCGCCAGCTATCAGGAAGCCATTGTGGACGTGCTGGTTGAGAAAGCATTCCGGGCCGTACGCCGCATGCAAGTCAACTCGCTCGCCGTGGTAGGCGGCGTCTCGGCTAATTCGCGGTTACGCGTAAAATTGACGGCGCGGGCAGGGGAGGCCGGCATCCGGCTGGCCATTCCACCACTGACCTTGTGCACGGACAACGCCGCTATGATCGCACTCGCCGCGCAGCGCGCTTACCGTGCCGGCCGACTGGCAGCGTGGAACTTGGAGGCGGTGGCTGATCTGCCACTGCAGACCGCAGGGGAGGCACGTCTATCAGCCTCACGCATTCTGGCGGGAAGGCGAGGCTGA